One part of the Dermacentor andersoni chromosome 2, qqDerAnde1_hic_scaffold, whole genome shotgun sequence genome encodes these proteins:
- the LOC126542487 gene encoding protein LLP homolog, with protein MAKSLRSKWKRKMRAKKRERYSVKELAKLKEMLAAAATSKSDVDMSDTCTIVDGKQVADRAVESSEPSGTQADGQASTEMDVDKPVRKYDPKTLRDEHGSYPVWMSQRAIRKLKAQQGRGKSRKSASHKGVKKNKKRKSSR; from the exons ATGGCTAAGAGTTTGCGGAGTAAGTGGAAACGGAAAATGCGCGCAAAAAAACGGGAGCGTTACTCCGTGAAAGAACTGGCCAAGCTGAAGGAGATGTTGGCGGCTGCTGCTACTTCCAAGAGCGACGTTGACATGTCTGATACGTGCACCATCGTAGATGGCAAGCAAGTCGCCGACCGTGCCGTCGAGTCCAGCGAGCCATCGGGCACTCAAG CTGACGGGCAGGCCTCAACAGAAATGGACGTTGACAAGCCTGTGCGGAAATATGATCCCAAGACACTGAGAGATGAGCATGGCTCTTACCCTGTTTGGATGAGCCAAAGAGCGATCCGGAAGCTGAAAGCTCAGCAGGGACGAGGCAAGTCTCGAAAGTCAGCATCTCACAAGGGcgtcaagaaaaacaaaaagcgcaaGTCCTCACGGTAG